A genome region from Triticum aestivum cultivar Chinese Spring chromosome 2B, IWGSC CS RefSeq v2.1, whole genome shotgun sequence includes the following:
- the LOC123042486 gene encoding uncharacterized protein, which produces MAAAMLPRLVVVAALVALMCAVAVAQNVPAVGGAPVCDGVDQNVVNACFESCGKGMKIATADRTTSAGNTKVQVDCCVAFGGHSCMCQMKKAWKAQGKSAQNNVQCVREKAC; this is translated from the coding sequence ATGGCAGCAGCAATGCTCCCGAGGCTCGTTGTCGTGGCGGCGCTGGTCGCGCTGATGTGCGCTGTCGCTGTGGCCCAGAATGTACCTGCCGTCGGCGGTGCGCCGGTCTGCGACGGTGTCGATCAAAATGTCGTGAATGCGTGCTTCGAGAGCTGTGGAAAAGGTATGAAAATTGCCACTGCCGACAGGACTACTTCGGCGGGTAATACCAAGGTTCAAGTGGACTGCTGTGTAGCCTTTGGAGGCCACTCGTGCATGTGCCAGATGAAGAAGGCGTGGAAGGCTCAGGGCAAAAGTGCTCAGAATAATGTGCAATGCGTCagggaaaaggcatgctag
- the LOC123042487 gene encoding uncharacterized protein, with the protein MDSAGRPPGSVLAQRLCGSPMPLVQCDDCPRTVLRLTSGTPKHPGWVFFKCENDGEDGCSFWFWEGEYIDLLIERKLIDVRALLSTIGGNEAHACATKGEATSTSLEPKKNNEECMIKNPQINNECMEKILLQLVGAVMEVRNLLKCILVVLVFFGPTFLAKIW; encoded by the exons ATGGATTCGGCCGGCCGACCGCCGGGCTCGGTCCTCGCGCAGAGGCTCTGTGGCTCGCCGATGCCGCTCGTACAGTGCGACGACTGCCCGCGGACAGTGCTGCGGCTGacttcgggcacgccgaagcaccccggatgggtgttcttcaaatgcgaaaacgacggg gaagatggatgctcattttggttttgggaaggtgAATACATTGATTTGTTGATAGAAAGAAAATTGATAGATGTTCGTGCACTCCTTAGTACAATCGGAGGCAATGAAGCGCATGCATGTGCAACTAaaggggaagcaacgtctacttctttagaacCAAAGAAGAATAATGAAGAATGCATgatcaagaatccgcagatcaacaatgagtgcatggagaagatattgcttcaactagtgggagcagttatggaagttagaaatcttctaaaatgcatacttgtggttcttgttttctttggtcctacttttctagcaaagatttggtga